TCGGAAAGTATTCCCGATGTTCGTTAGTCGGCTTTCCTGCTCTGTAGGTGCCCTCGGCTTTGGGAGTACCGTCGGGGTAAAAGTAGCGAACTGAACCATTCAAAAAACCATCTTCGTAAGGTTCTTCTACTACCAATTGACCGCTGGACGTGTAAGAGCGAGAGATACCCTGCCGCTGCCCCTGGCGAAAACTGGTCTGGCTGGCTATTTTCCCATTGGGATAATATTCAGTATATGGCCCTTCCAGGCTAGAGTTCAGGTAAGTGCCTTCGTTGCGGAGTGTTCCGTCCTCGTAAAACTGGCGTACTGGTCCCTGTTGTTTACCCTGCTCATAGGTAAGCTGCTCTCGCAAATTTCCGTTGGGATAATACGACTCGATGAGGCCATCGGGCTTATCGTTTACGAAAGTAGTTTTATTTTTGAGTGAGCCATCTTCGTGGTAAGCCCGCAACTCACCTTCCATTTTATCGGCTTGAAAGTGAGCCGTTTGCAGGGTGTCTCCGGTAGGGGTAAGTACCACTACGGCTCCTTCTTTTTTACCGGCTTGGTAAGGAATTACTCGTTGTACTGCTCCATTCGGGTAGAATTCCCGGAAGGTGCCAATCATCTTACCGTCGTCAAATACTCCTCGGGCGGAGACACTTCCATCAGGAAAGTAACGCACGTAGTCGCCGTGGGCTCGGGTGCTGTCGTTGTCTAGAATAAAATATTTTGCTTTGGGTATGGTTTGAGCCGAATCGTAGTAGGTGATAATCTGGGTAGTATCTAGCGGGGTTTGTGCCGACAAATTCCAGCTCATTACTATAAAAATGAACACAACACTTCGCATAATATAGCTGTTTTGAGCAGTTGTTAATAATTTGTTGGGTACTTAATGGTTCAATTGCTGATTGGTTATTAGTCTACGGTCGATAGTCTACAGTCCACAGTTTTCTATGGAAGCCTGGTCCCTGGTCATTAGATTACAGGCGACCGTTGCGCGGGTTAGAATGAAGTGTTCAGGTGTTAAAGTGTTAGCGTAGTTTGATGTACGGAATTTAGCTTTACCCATTGCTCATTGTCTACTGCACAGTGTCCCACGCCAATTCATCATGATTCATCAGTCATTACTCATTGCTCATTGCTCATTGCACACTGTTCATTGCCCATTGCTCACGGTCTCCG
This region of Tunicatimonas pelagia genomic DNA includes:
- a CDS encoding toxin-antitoxin system YwqK family antitoxin is translated as MSWNLSAQTPLDTTQIITYYDSAQTIPKAKYFILDNDSTRAHGDYVRYFPDGSVSARGVFDDGKMIGTFREFYPNGAVQRVIPYQAGKKEGAVVVLTPTGDTLQTAHFQADKMEGELRAYHEDGSLKNKTTFVNDKPDGLIESYYPNGNLREQLTYEQGKQQGPVRQFYEDGTLRNEGTYLNSSLEGPYTEYYPNGKIASQTSFRQGQRQGISRSYTSSGQLVVEEPYEDGFLNGSVRYFYPDGTPKAEGTYRAGKPTNEHREYFPSGALQQRTIHQPDTIFVEKYYQDQQLRDRQQRVNDKPAGRWQAYYPSGQLKEELFYLAGKLNDTATYYHENGNVQRTEVFKDGRRTQTTKTYYPSGQLRSETEYYAGVAQGDYRAYHENGQLKEEGQYNGGEPSGTWKSYDEQGELLEKEKKPR